TGGCTTCCTTAATGGCGGTTTCCGCCAGGTCGCGGATGATCGAGTCGACATCGCGCCCGACATAGCCCACTTCGGTGAATTTGGTGGCCTCGATTTTGATAAAGGGCGCATCGGCTAATTTAGCCAGACGGCGCGCAATTTCAGTTTTGCCGACTCCGGTCGGGCCGATCATCAGAATGTTCTTGGGGGTAATTTCCTGGCGCAACGGGTCTGCAATTTGCTGACGGCGCCAGCGATTCCTCAGTGCGATCGCGACAGCTCGTTTAGCTGCCTGCTGGCCAATAATGTGTTTATCCAATTCGTGGACAATTTCCTGAGGGGTCATTTGTGACATGATGTTAAGTTCTAAAATAGGATGAATATAACAAGAAAACCAAATTATCGATCAGACAGGCGGCTGGAATGCAGTGAGTTAATCAATTGTTTCAATAATATGATCTTGATTGGTATAGATACAAATATCGCCGGCGATTGTTAATGCTTTTTTTACGATCTCCTTGGGCGGCAGATCAGTATTCTCCAGCAATGCGCGGGCCGCAGCCAAGGCATACGAGCCGCCGCTGCCAATCGCGGCAATCCCTAGTTCAGGTTCGATAATATCGCCCGCGCCAGTGATGATGAGAGTTGCATCTTCATTTGCAACTACCAGCATCGCTTCAAGCCTGCGCAAAATCCGGTCCGTGCGCCAGTCTTTGGCCAATTCGACGGCGGCTCGCATGATATGGCCGTGATGCGCTTCCAGCTTGCCTTCGAACCGTTCAAACAGGGTAAA
This is a stretch of genomic DNA from Nitrosomonas sp. sh817. It encodes these proteins:
- the hslV gene encoding ATP-dependent protease subunit HslV, encoding MTTIVSVRRGKQVALGGDGQVTLGAVVAKSSARKVRRLYHDKILAGFAGGTADAFTLFERFEGKLEAHHGHIMRAAVELAKDWRTDRILRRLEAMLVVANEDATLIITGAGDIIEPELGIAAIGSGGSYALAAARALLENTDLPPKEIVKKALTIAGDICIYTNQDHIIETID